Proteins encoded within one genomic window of Pygocentrus nattereri isolate fPygNat1 chromosome 11, fPygNat1.pri, whole genome shotgun sequence:
- the hexa gene encoding beta-hexosaminidase subunit alpha — translation MFLTETKRFHFLLLLIILHSEVEQAYAVWPMPQQMSQSTDRYPINPQLLAFSYARDSAAQSGCSVLDAAFERYFNLIFPDFVGGTGLSNIWSEPKPFTVSVKVKNGECDGFPDEGSNESYNLSVSAGQAVLKAESVWGALRGLESFSQLVYQDDYNLYFVNKTEIEDFPRFQFRGLLLDTSRHYLPMPAILKTLDAMAYSKFNVFHWHIVDDPSFPYQSRNYPDLSSKGAFHPMTHIYTQSDVKRVIYHARLRGIRVVPEFDSPGHTQSWGKGQPDLLTSCYKGKVPSGTFGPVNPTLSSTYQFLNGLFKEVTSVFPDSYLHLGGDEVDFTCWRSNPNVQAFMAKMGFGSDYTKLESYYMENIVNITAALNKTSIVWQDVFDYRERIPMDTVLEIWKGVPADYRAELGRITLAGYRVLLSAPWYINHISYGQDWRNAYTVQPQNFSGTEQQKKLVIGGEVCMWGEYVDATNLTPRLWPRASAAAERLWSDEEKTSSVDKAFPRLEDFRCTLIRRGIQAEPLFVGHCKHEYSGL, via the exons ATGTTTCTGACCGAGACCAAGCGTTTTCACTTTTTACTTCTACTTATTATTCTTCACAGTGAAGTAGAACAGGCGTACGCAGTGTGGCCAATGCCACAGCAGATGAGCCAGTCTACAGACCGCTATCCTATAAATCCTCAGCTGCTCGCCTTCAGCTACGCCAGGGATTCAGCTGCGCAGAGTGGATGTTCTGTCCTGGATGCTGCTTTCGAAAGATACTTCAACCTGATTTTCCCCGACTTTGTGGGTGGAACAG gaCTCAGTAACATTTGGTCAGAGCCAAAACCCTTCACAGTATCAGTGAAAGTCAAAAACGGTGAATGTGATGGATTCCCTGATGAAGGCTCAAATGAAAGCT ATAACCTCAGTGTATCTGCAGGTCAAGCTGTCTTGAAAGCAGAGTCAGTGTGGGGAGCTCTGAGAG GACTGGAGTCCTTTAGTCAGCTGGTGTACCAAGATGATTACAACTTG tattttGTCAATAAGACTGAAATTGAGGACTTCCCACGCTTCCAGTTTAGGGGTCTTTTGCTGGACACATCAAGGCATTATTTACCCATGCCTGCTATTCTGAAGACGCTG GATGCCATGGCCTATAGTAAATTCAATGTGTTTCACTGGCACATTGTAGATGACCCTTCTTTTCCTTACCAGAGCCGCAATTATCCAGACCTTAGCAGCAAG GGAGCCTTTCACCCGATgacacatatttacacacagtCAGATGTGAAGAGGGTAATTTATCATGCAAGACTCAGAGGAATCAGAGTGGTGCCAGAGTTTGACTCTCCAGGACACACTCAGTCCTGGGGTAAAG GTCAGCCAGACCTGCTGACTTCCTGCTACAAGGGAAAAGTTCCCTCTGGAACATTTGGCCCTGTCAACCCAACCCTGAGCTCCACCTACCAGTTCCTGAATGGCCTCTTTAAAGAAGTGACCTCAGTCTTTCCTGATTCTTATTTACACCTGGGAGGAGATGAGGTTGATTTCACCTGCTG GAGGTCAAATCCTAATGTGCAGGCATTCATGGCAAAAATGGGTTTTGGAAGTGACTATACCAAACTGGAGTCATACTACATGGAAAA cattgtgAACATCACTGCTGCCCTCAACAAGACGTCCATTGTTTGGCAGGATGTGTTTGACTACCGTGAACGA ATCCCCATGGACACAGTGCTGGAGATCTGGAAAGGAGTTCCTGCAGATTACCGTGCTGAACTGGGCAGAATCACTCTTGCTGGGTACAGGGTACTGCTATCAGCCCCCTGGTACATCAACCATATCAGCTACGGGCAGGACTGGCGCAATGCCTACACTGTGCAGCCCCAGAACTTCTCCG GTACAGAACAGCAGAAGAAGCTGGTGATTGGTGGTGAAGTCTGCATGTGGGGAGAATATGTAGATGCAACCAACCTCACTCCACGCctatg gCCTAGAGCAAGTGCAGCGGCTGAAAGGCTGTGGAGTGATGAGGAGAAGACCTCTAGTGTGGATAAAGCTTTCCCTCGCCTAGAGGACTTTCGCTGTACATTGATTAG acGTGGTATCCAAGCAGAACCTCTGTTTGTAGGCCACTGCAAACATGAGTATAGTGGACTTTAA